The Streptomyces racemochromogenes DNA segment GCTTGCGGGTCGCCGGGGTGCACGACGGCGAGGACGCAGGCGCGGACGCAGGCGGCGTCGTCGAAGTAGTGCGGGTTGTCGTGGCCGGTGGCGGGCGGGCGCAGGCCGGCGGCGAGGTTGCCGAGGCCGGCGCGTACGGAGATCCGGGCGCGCATCGGCAGGACGGCGGACTCGACCTCGGGGGCCCGTTCGGCGGCGGCGGCGACCTCGCTGGCGAGGGCGTTCCAGGCGAGGTCGATGGCGGCGCGCATGCGGCGGGACCGGGAGAGGTCGCTGAGCAGGGCACCCGCGGCGGTGAGTACGGATTCGGCGGCGAAGGCGGCCCATTCGGCGTCGTCGGAGGGGCCGAGGCGCAGGGGTTCGGGGGGCTGGTTGAGGGCGATGGGGACGGGGAGGGTGGTGGTGGCGTTCTGCTCGGCGAAGGTGTCGAGCTCGCGGGTGAGGCGGCGGGTCCACTCGGGCATCCGGCTGGCGCGGTGCCGGGCGGCGGGCCACCCGGCGGCGTCGCCGGCGGCGAGCCCGAGGAGCAACCCCTCGATCCGCCGGCCCGCCTCCGGCGGGGTGGCGGTGGCCTCCGGCGGCGGGGCGGGGGCACGCGGTGCCGGGGCGGCGGCCTCCGGGGCGGTCGCGGGGGTACGCGGCCCCGTGGGCGGGGTCCGGCCGGGGGCGGTTCCCCCCACCCCGCCCCTTCCCGGAACCGGGACCGGTTCGGTGAGGACAGCCGGGCCCGGTTCGGCCCCGTCGGCCGGGGCCGGGGCGGGGGCGGCTGCGGGGACAGCCGGGGTCGGGGCGGCGGCTCCGGCGGGGGACTCCGCTTCCGGGGCCGGGTCGGTGAGGGTGGTGGGCTGGGTCATCGGGCGGGCTCGGTTTCCGGGGTGAGGAGGTCCGCGATGTCCAGGACGTGGTAGCCGCGCATCGAGGGGAGGCAGCTGCCGCGGACCGGGCCGATGGCCGAGGCCCAGGCGGCGGGGATGGCGGGGGCGCCGGACAGGGCGCCGGCCAGGGCGCCCGCCACCGCCGCGGTGGTGTCGGCGTCCCGGCCCATGTTCACCGCGGTGAGGACCGAGCCCGGGAAGTCGCCCGCGCAGGCGGCGAACGCGCCGAAGGCCAGTCCCACCGCCTCCGGGGCCAGGTCCGTCCACGGGTAGCCGCCGATGACCACCGCCGACCGCACCGCCCGCTCCCCGCGCGGGGCCGCGGTCACCGCACGGCGCAGCGAGCGGGCCGTCCAGGAGTCGGACGGGATGACGGACAGGGCCGCCGAGACCACCGAGGCGGGGGAGCCGCCCGCCATGGCGGCCGCGACGCCGGCGGCGACGGCCTGCCCGCCGTAGATGCCCTCGCCGTCGTGGCTGACCGTTCCGTCGATCGCGACCAGCCGGGCCGCCTCCGCCGGGCGGCCCGCCGCGAACACCCCGAAGGGCGCCGCCCGCATGGCCAGGCCGTCCGACCAGGCGTGCCGGTGCTGGGCGGAGATCGGCGCCGCCAGGCCCCGGCGGAGGTTCTCCAGGGTGCCGCGCTCGGAGAAGCCCGCGCCGCGGAAGGGGCCCTCGTCCAGGTCCGCGATCCAGTGGTGCCAGGCCCGTTCGACGTGCGCGACGGTCAGGGCGGAGCCGTGCCGGGCCAGCAGCAGGCCCGAGAAGATCGCGTACTCCGTGTCGTCCGTGCCCGCTGGGTCGTCCGAGACGAAGCCCTCGATCCGGCCCCACTTCGCGCGGATCTCCGACGGCTTCATGTTCTCCGCGGGGGCGCCCAGCGCGTCACCCACCGCGAGGCCGAGAAGCGCTCCCCTGGCCCGTTCGAGGAGGACCTGCGGATTGCATGCAATCAGCTCCATGGCGCGCCTCTCCACTTGGTGGGGGACTCATCATGAGCCCTTGGGGGATTTGTGCCACGGCATGAGGTTTGTCGGTCGCCGCGAAACGCGCCCCGCCCGCCCCCGTCACCCGGTCGCCGACCCGCGAAACCCCAGGTAAGTACGGCCTTCCTTGCTGGCGGGAGCCGGAAATCGTGCGTACTTTCGAGGTGTTCAGGGGGAGTGCCCCGCGCCGGGCACAGCTGCGCGTCGCTTTCGCGTACCCGCTCGCACCCACTCGTACAAAAGGGGAGATACGCCATGTCCATCATCGACATCGAAGCGCCGCTGCACACCGCCCACCGCGACAACCACACCCACCGCGACGTCAACGGCGGGTGGCTGCGCCCGGCGGTCTTCGGCGCGATGGACGGCCTCGTCTCCAACCTCGCCCTGATGACCGGTGTGGCCGGCGGTGCGGTGGCCCCCGCGACGATCGTCATCACCGGCCTCGCCGGTCTCGCCGCCGGCGCCTTCTCGATGGCGGCCGGTGAGTACACCTCGGTCGCCTCGCAGCGCGAGCTGGTCCTCGCCGAGCTGGACGTGGAGCGCCAGCAGCTGCGCAAGCACCCCGTCGACGAGATGGAGGAGCTGGCCGAGCTCTACGTCTCGCGCGGCGTCGAGCCCGCCCTCGCCCGCGAGGTGGCGATGCAGCTCTCCCGCGACCCGGACCAGGCGCTGGAGATCCACGCCCGCGAGGAGCTCGGGATCGACCCCGACGACCTGCCCTCGCCGCTGGTCGCCGCCGTGTCCTCCTTCGGCTCCTTCGCCCTGGGCGCGCTGCTCCCCGTGCTGCCCTACCTGCTCGGGGCGACCGCCCTGTGGCCGGCCGTGCTGCTGGCGCTCGTCGGGCTCTTCGCCTGCGGTGCGGTGGTCTCGCGGGTCACGGCCCGGTCGTGGTGGTACAGCGGTGTGCGCCAGCTCGTCCTGGGTGGCGCCGCCGCGGGTGTGACGTACATCCTGGGAACCTGGATCGGCGGCGCCGTAGGCTAACGGCCGCGGGAGTGAGACACTATGCAGCACGCAACATAAGTAGTCGGTTACCCGGTGGTTTCGATTCCGTGACCGCCGGGCATCACACCAGGGCGCCGGGCAATGATGCCCGTCTCGCGCCGGGACCTTCACCCCGTGTACTGCCCAGCAGGCCTCCACGGAGGCGTCTGCGACTCGAGAATCCCTTGAAGGTCCCTTCTTTCTGCCTCGCGCAGTGTCCGCATGCTGGAATGTGATATCCGGTTCTCGGAATTGCCGTCATCATGTAACCTGCACGAAATTTCGCAGAGGGCCAACGTCGTCCCTCGGCCAGCACATTGCCACGACGACGACGGGAGAGCCGATGCGTTCCGCATCCACGCACTCCGCGACCGGCCCCAGCAACACCGCCTGGTCGCCCATGGACGGTCGCCCCGCCCAGCAGGGCATGTACGACCCCCGCAACGAGAAGGACGCCTGCGGCGTCGGATTCGTGGCGAACCTCACCGGCGAGGCCACCCACACCCTCGTTGAGCAGGCCCTGACCGTCCTGCGGAACCTCGAGCACCGCGGCGCCACCGGCTCCGAGCCGGACTCCGGCGACGGCGCCGGCATCCTGTCCCAGGTGCCGGACGCCTTCCTGCGCGAGGTCGCCGGCTTCGAACTCCCCGGGGCCGGCGCGTACGCGGTCGGCATCGCCTTCCTCCCCGCCGACGGCACCGCACAGGCCGTCGCCGTGGAGCGGATCGAGGCCATCGCCGCCGAGGAGAACCTCACGGTCCTCGGCTGGCGCGAGGTCCCGGTCACCCCCGACCTGCTCGGCAACGGCGCGCGCACCACCATGCCCGCCTTCCGCCAGCTGTTCGTCAGCAACGGCACCACGGGCATCGAGCTGGACCGCAAGGCCTTCGTGCTGCGCAAGCGCGCCGAGCGCGAGGCCGGCGTGTACTTCCCGTCGCTCTCCGCCCGCACCATCGTCTACAAGGGCATGCTGACCACCGGCCAGCTGGAGCCCTTCTTCCCGGACCTCTCCGACCGCCGCTTCGCCTCGGCGCTCGCGCTCGTCCACTCCCGGTTCTCGACGAACACCTTCCCGTCCTGGCCGCTCGCCCACCCGTACCGCTTCGTCGCGCACAACGGCGAGATCAACACGGTCAAGGGCAACCGGAACTGGATGAAGGCCCGCGAGTCCCAGCTGGCGACCGCCGCGTTCGGCGAGGGCGCCCTGGACCGCATCTTCCCGATCTGTACCCCGGACGCCTCCGACTCGGCCTCCTTCGACGAGGTCCTGGAGCTGCTCCACCTCGGCGGCCGCTCCCTGCCGCACAGCGTGCTGATGATGATCCCGGAGGCATGGGAGAACCACGCCTCCATGGACCCGGCCCGCCGCGCGTTCTACCAGTACCACTCCACGATGATGGAGCCCTGGGACGGCCCGGCCTGCGTCACCTTCACCGACGGCACCCAGGTCGGCGCGGTCCTCGACCGCAACGGCCTGCGCCCCGGCCGCTACTGGGTCACCGACGACGGCCTCGTCGTCCTCGGCTCCGAGGTCGGCGTCCTCGACATCGACCCGTCCAAGGTCGTCCGCAAGGGCCGCCTCCAGCCCGGCAAGATGTTCCTCGTCGACACCGCGCAGAAGCGCATCGTCGAGGACGACGAGATCAAGGACGAGCTGGCCGCCGCCGCCCCCTACGCGGAGTGGCTGGAGACCGGCGAGATCGAGCTGACGGACCTCCCCGAGCGCGAGCACATCGTGCACACCCACGCCTCGGTCACCCGCCGCCAGCAGACCTTCGGCTACACCGAGGAAGAGCTGCGCGTCATCATCGCGCCCATGGCCCGCACGGGCGGCGAAGCCCTCGGCTCCATGGGCACGGACTCGCCCATCGCGGCCCTGTCCGAGCGCCCCCGGCTGCTCTTCGACTACTTCACGCAGCTCTTCGCGCAGGTCACCAACCCGCCGCTGGACGCCATCCGCGAGGAGCTCGTCACCTCGCTGCTGTCCTCGATCGGCCCCCAGTCGAACCTGCTGGAGCCGACCGCCGCGTCCTGCCGCAGCATCACCCTGCCCTTCCCGGTGATCGACAACGACGAGCTCGCCAAGCTCATCCACATCAACGCCGACGGCGACATGCCCGGCATGAAGGCCGCCACCCTGTCGGGCCTCTACCGGGTCTCCGGCGGCGGCGAGGCCCTCGCGGCCCGGATCGCGGAGATCCGCGCCGAGGCCGACGCCGCCATCGCGGCCGGCGCCCGCCTGATCGTCCTGTCGGACCGCCACTCGGACGCCGAGCACGCGCCGATCCCGTCGCTGCTGCTCACCTCCGCCGTCCACCACCACCTCATCGCCACCAAGCAGCGCACCCAGGTGGGCCTGCTGGTCGAGGCCGGCGACGTCCGCGAGGTCCACCACGTCGCCCTGCTCATCGGCTACGGCGCCGCGGCCGTCAACCCGTACCTGGCCATGGAGTCCGTCGAGGACCTGCTGCGCGCCGGTACCTTCCTGTCCGGCCTGGAGCCGGAGCAGGCCATCAAGAACCTGATCTACGCCCTCGGCAAGGGCGTCCTCAAGGTCATGTCGAAGATGGGCATCTCCACCGTCGCCTCCTACCGCGGCGCCCAGGTCTTCGAGGCCGTCGGCCTGAACGAGGAGTTCGTCGGCACGTACTTCGCGGGCACCGCCACCAAGATCGGCGGCGCCGGCCTCGACGTCATCGCCAAGGAGGTGGCCGCCCGCCACGCCAAGGCGTACCCGGCCACCGGCATCCCCGCCTCGCACCGCGCGCTGGAGATCGGCGGCGAGTACCAGTGGCGCCGCGAGGGCGAGCCGCACCTGTTCGACCCGGAGACGGTCTTCCGCCTCCAGCACGCGACCCGCAACCGCCGGTACGACATCTTCCGCAAGTACACGGAGCGCGTGAACGAGCAGTCCGAGCGCCTGATGACGCTCCGCGGCCTGTTCGGCTTCAAGACCGGTGAGTCGGGCCGTCCGTCGATCTCCATCGACGAGGTCGAGCCGGTCTCCGAGATCGTCAAGCGCTTCTCCACCGGCGCCATGTCGTACGGCTCCATCTCCAAGGAGGCGCACGAGACCCTCGCCATCGCCATGAACCAGCTGGGCGCCAAGTCCAACACCGGTGAGGGCGGCGAGGACCCGGACCGCCTGTACGACCCGGCGCGGCGTTCGTCGATCAAGCAGGTCGCCTCCGGCCGCTTCGGCGTCACCAGCGAGTACCTGGTCAACGCGGACGACATCCAGATCAAGATGGCGCAGGGCGCCAAGCCCGGCGAGGGCGGCCAGCTGCCCGGCCACAAGGTCTACCCGTGGGTCGCCAAGACCCGTCACTCCACCCCGGGTGTCGGCCTGATCTCCCCGCCGCCGCACCACGACATCTACTCCATCGAGGACCTGGCCCAGCTGATCCACGACCTCAAGAACGCCAACCCGGTCGCGCGCATCCACGTGAAGCTCGTGTCCGAGGTCGGCGTCGGTACGGTCGCGGCCGGCGTGTCCAAGGCCCACGCGGACGTCGTCCTGATCTCCGGCCACGACGGCGGAACGGGCGCCTCCCCGCTCACCTCGCTCAAGCACGCGGGCGGCCCCTGGGAGCTCGGCCTCGCCGAGACCCAGCAGACCCTGCTGCTCAACGGGCTGCGCGACCGCATCGTCGTCCAGACGGACGGCCAGCTCAAGACCGGCCGCGACGTGGTCATCGCCGCGCTGCTCGGCGCCGAGGAGTTCGGTTTCGCGACCGCGCCGCTCGTCGTCTCCGGCTGCGTCATGATGCGCGTCTGCCACCTGGACACCTGCCCCGTCGGCATCGCCACGCAGAACCCGGTCCTGCGCGACCGGTTCTCCGGCAAGCCCGAGTTCGTCGTCAACTTCTTCGAGTTCATCGCGGAGGAGGTGCGCGAGATCCTCGCCGAGCTGGGCTTCCGCACGATCGAGGAGGCCGTCGGCCACGCCGAGCTCCTCGACACCAGCAAGGCCGTCACGCACTGGAAGGCCCAGGGCCTCGACCTGGAACCCCTCTTCCACGTGCCCGAGCTGCCCGAGGGCGCGGTCCGCCACGCCCTGATCGAGCAGGACCACGGTCTGGAGAAGGCCCTCGACAACGAGCTCATCGAGCTCGCCGCCGACGCGCTGAACGCCGAGACGGCCGAGACGGCCCAGCCGGTCCGCGCCCAGGTCGCGATCCGCAACATCAACCGGACCGTCGGCACCATGCTCGGCCACCACGTCACCAAGAAGTTCGGCGGCGCGGGCCTGCCCGACAACACGATCGACCTGACCTTCACGGGTTCGGCCGGCCAGTCCTTCGGCGCCTTCCTCCCGAAGGGCGTCACCCTCCGGCTCGAGGGCGACGCCAACGACTACGTCGGCAAGGGCCTCTCCGGCGGCCGCATCGTGGTCCGCCCCGACCGCGCCGCCGACCACCTGGCCGAGTACTCCACCATCGCCGGCAACACCATCGGCTACGGAGCCACCGGCGGCGAGATGTTCCTGCGCGGCCGCACCGGCGAGCGCTTCTGCGTCCGCAACTCCGGCGCCCTGGTCGTCTCGGAGGGCGTGGGCGACCACGGCTGCGAGTACATGACCGGCGGTACGGCGGTCGTCCTCGGCGAGACCGGCCGCAACTTCGCGGCCGGCATGTCCGGCGGCGTCGCGTACGTCATCGACCTCGACCCCCGCCAGGTCAACGTCGGCAACGCGGAGGCCCTGGAGGCCCCCTCCGACGCCGACAAGCAGTGGCTGCACGATGTGGTGCGCCGCCACGAGGAGGAGACCGGCTCGACCGTCGCCGCGAAGCTCCTGGCTGACTGGGACGCCGCCGCGGCCCGCTTCAGCAAGATCATCCCGACCACGTACAAGGCAGTGCTCGCCGCCAAGGACGCCGCTGAGCTGGCCGGACTCTCCGAGTCCGAGACCACCGAGAAGATGATGGAGGCGGCGACCAATGGCTGACCCGAAGGGCTTCCTCACCACCCCGCGCGAGACCGCCTGCACCCGTCCCGTCGCCGAGCGCGTCAAGGACTGGAACGAGGTCTACGTCCCGGGCTCGCTGCTCCCGATCATCAGCAAGCAGGCCGGCCGCTGCATGGACTGCGGCATCCCGTTCTGTCACAACGGCTGCCCCCTCGGGAACCTGATCCCCGAGTGGAACGACTACGCGTACCGCGAGGACTGGTCCGCCGCGGCGGAGCGCCTGCACGCCACGAACAACTTCCCGGAGTTCACGGGCCGCCTGTGCCCCGCTCCCTGCGAGTCGGCGTGCGTGCTCGGCATCAACCAGCCGGCCGTCACCATCAAGAACGTCGAAGTCTCGATCATCGACCAGGCCTGGGACAACGGCGACGTCACCCCGCAGGCGCCGGAGCGCCTGTCCGGCAAGACCGTGGCCGTCATCGGCTCCGGCCCGGCCGGCCTGGCCGCCGCCCAGCAGCTGACGCGGGCCGGGCACACCGTGGTCGTGTACGAGCGCGCCGACCGCATCGGCGGGCTGCTGCGCTACGGCATCCCCGAGTTCAAGATGGAGAAGGTGCACATCAACCGCCGCATCGAGCAGATGCGCGCGGAGGGCACCAAGTTCCGCACCGGCATCGAGGTCGGCCGTGACATCACGGCGACCGACCTGCGCAAGCGCTTCGACGCGGTGGTCGTGGCCGCCGGCGCGACGGTCTCCCGCGACCTCCCGGTCCCGGGCCGCGACCTGAACGGCATCCACTTCGCGATGGAGTACCTGCCCCTCGCGAACAAGGTCCAGGAGGGCGACTTCCTGGCCCCGCCGATCACCGCCGAGGGCAAGCACGTCGTCGTCATCGGCGGCGGCGACACGGGCGCGGACTGCGTGGGCACCGCCCACCGCCAGGGTGCCCTCTCGGTCACCCAGCTGGAGATCATGCCGCGTCCGTCGGAGGACCGCCCGGAGTCCATGCCGTGGCCGACCTTCCCGATGCTGTACAAGGTCACCTCGGCCCACGAGGAGGGCGGCGAGCGGATCTACTCCGTCTCCACCACCCACTTCGAGGGCGACGAGGACGGCAACGTCCAGTCCCTGCACCTGACCGAGGTCGAGTTCATCGACGGCAAGCTGGTCCAGAAGCCCGGCACCGAGCGGGTCCTCCCGGCCCAGCTGGTCACCCTGGCGATGGGCTTCACCGGCACCGACCAGGCCAACGGTCTGGTCGAGCAGTTCGGCGTGGACCTGGACGAGCGGGGCAACATCGCCCGCGACGCCTCGTACGCGACCAACGCCGACGGCGTCTTCGTCGCCGGTGACGCGGGCCGCGGCCAGTCGCTGATCGTGTGGGCCATCGCGGAAGGCCGCTCGGCCGCCCGCGGCGTGGACCGCTACCTGACCGGCACCAGCACCCTCCCGTACCCGGTCAAGCCGACGGACCGCTCCCTGATGGTGTAGCCCCCCAGCGCCCCCGCCGCGCGAACGGCGGGACCCCTCATACGGTCCGTACAACGGCGTACGGAACTCCGACCCGCGCCCGCCATGACTCCTTCTGGACGCCGGGCTCGCACCGTTCGGCCGCTGGCGGCCTCCCGGGCTTCGCCCGGCTGCGCCGGCCTCCGGCCGTCGGTGCGCGGCCGGCACCCGGTAGCGCCCCCGCCGCGCGAACGGCGGGACCCCTCATACGGTCCGTACAACGGCGTACGGAACTCCGACCCGCGCCCGCCATGTCCCCGACCAGGGATGGCGGGCGCGGTGGCGTTTCCGTGCGGCTACTCGGCGCTGAACTCGTACTCGAGCTCGTAGAGGTGCCCTGCCTTGATCATGACCGTGACCTCGACGGGACGGTCGTCAGGGCCGTACACCGTGCGCAGCGTCCTGAGGACCGGAAGCTCTCCCGGGAGCCGTAGGGCGGTGTACTGCTCCTGCGTCGCGACCCGGGCGGAGACCCGGTCCACGCTGCGGCGCGGCGGTACTCCGAGCGCTGTCAACAGGCTCGGAGTACCGCCCTTGATCCGTTGCTCCTCGGCCAGTGCTGTGCCACTCGCGATGTCCAGCGGGTAGTACGAGGTGACCAGCTCCGCCGGCTCGCCGTCGATGCTGATCAGCTGGCGGCGACACACGGCCGAGTCGCCCTGCGGAAGGCCGAGAGCCTGCGCCACATCACCGGTGACCTGTACCTCCCCGGCTGCGAGCAGCGAGCTGCGCGCCGCAGAACGGCCTTCGGTCACCTCAAGCAGCCACGGGAATGGGGCTCCGGCAGTGGTGGCCGAGTCGAGTGAGCGAGCCGGGCGCACGGTCCGCTGGCGGTTGTCCCGCACGGTTACCGCCGCGCCCGCGCGGCCGATCGCCAGGCCCTCGTCCTTGAGGAGCTGGACGGCTTTCTGGATGGTGGCGTTGGACGCGTCGAAGCGGGTCTTCAGCCGGGCGGTGGACGGGAGCTTGGCTCCCGCCGCGAGGTCGCCGCTCATGATCTCGTCCCGAAGGTCGGCGGCGATGCGGGCATGGAGGGGTCGGGGGTCGATTCCCTCGGCTTCGGGCATGGGCAAGGTCATCCGATCCTGATCTCGTACCGCAACTGCTGGCGTCCGGCGGGCATGACCATGACGTCTGCCTGGATCGCGTGATCCGCCGAGTCGTACGTGGTGCGGGCGAGTTGCAGGACCGGTTCCCCCGTGCCGAGTCGGAGCTGCTCGCGCTCCTCGTCGCTGGGCATGCGGGCGGTCACGTTCTCGACCACCCGTACGCCGACGTGGCCGAGCGTGGCCAGCAGGGTCACGGCGCCGCCGCGGATCTTCGCCGTGCCGGCCAGTGGGGTGCCGAGGGCGATGGCCACCGGGTAGTAGGTGTCCGTCAGCTCGGTCGGCTCGTCGTCGAGTTCGATGATCCTGCGGCGTACGACGACCGTGGCCCCGTCCGTCAGGCCGAGCATCAGGCCCACAGCGGCCGGAGCCGGCACCTCTCCGGCGTGCACGATGCGCTGGCTTCCCCGCCGACCTGCACCACGGGCTTCCTCGGTCCAGGCGTCGACGTCCCCTGCGGTACGTGGCGTCAGGTACGGCATGGAGCTGCTCGTCCACTCGTTGCTGGTCACGATGCCTCCGGCGCGTCCCAGGTGATGCTTCGCCCCCACGCTATGCGACGACGTCGACGGGCTGTGGCTGGTGCAGAGTTCGAGGTTCGGGACGAGGAGGTCGGCAAGACGGCTTGCGTTGCCTTTCGGCTGCCGGAGGGCTGAGTGGCGTGGCGGGGGTTCTCGCAGTGCCCGTCTCGTCCTGCGGGGGGAGACGGGCACTGCGTTCTTCGCGGGGTTACTCCGGCTGGACCACGACCGCGCCCCAGCGTATCGACGGGGACGAGGCGGTCACCGTGGCGCCGAAGCCGCCCGACAGGCCCGGGCCGAGGGGGACCGTGATGCGGGTGGGGGAGTCCGGGGCGCAGGGCAGGGTGAAGGGGGCCGGGTTGCGGTCCGGGTGGTTGGCGAGGACGAAGGTCACCTCGATGCTGCCGTCGCCCTCGCAGGCGAAGGTGGTGTACGTGTCCAGGTGGGCGTTGAGGCCGCCCGAGACGAAGCCGCTGGAACCGGTGACCTCCGGGACCCAGATCACCCCGTCCGGGCCCGGATAGCCGATCAGTTCCCCGGCCGCGGAGGCCTGGGCCGCTCCGGTGAACAGGGTCAGTGCCGCGGTGAGGGCCGCGAGCGTGAGTGCCTTGCGTGCCATGTGTTCCCCCTCGGTGCCGAGTGACGGTCCGTTCACCGTAGGGGGCGGCACTGACAAGGCCTCAGTCGGCCGGGACCTCGCGCGGGGGTTCGTCGTCGTTGCCGCGGCGGAGGGTGTGCAGGCCTCGGGTCGGGGTCCAGGTGCGGATGACCAGTTCGTCGCCGTCCACCGCGATGTGGACCACCTCGGTCAGGTCGGCGTGGAAGAGGTGGAAGGGGTGCGGGGTGTCGGTCTCCTCCGCGTACCGGTGCAGTTCGGGCGGGTCCACCATCTCCACCGCCCGCCCGGAGATGCGGACGTCCCCGTCGGGCATGGCCATGCCCTCGCCCGGGTTGGTGTGCAGGGCGAAGCGCGGGTCGCGCTGGAGGTCGCGGGCCTTCATCGAGCCCGCCATCATGCCGAGCCACAGTTCCCCGCCGCGGAAG contains these protein-coding regions:
- a CDS encoding pyridoxamine 5'-phosphate oxidase family protein, whose translation is MTTNNWAAFEKAEPEFAEAVRARFARFPHHVLATLRKDGSPRVAGLNVDFRGGELWLGMMAGSMKARDLQRDPRFALHTNPGEGMAMPDGDVRISGRAVEMVDPPELHRYAEETDTPHPFHLFHADLTEVVHIAVDGDELVIRTWTPTRGLHTLRRGNDDEPPREVPAD